The window GGAGCAGAAAGCCTACTTCGAAAATGGGTCTTTCACTAGCGCTCGTCGGAGCTGCTTGCTTTCGGCGAAAGGAGTAGCTAACTCTACCCCCACACCTAACTTGCCCACACCTTCAAGACCCTAACCCGGATATTTCACGAGTTTGGCGGCTTCATGTGCTAGGCATCAAGGGTGAAGCTGTAGCAATTTACCGCAAGCCTTTTATAACGCCGCATATGAGTCTGTCAGATACGCCCGAAGGGTGAAACGCCAGACTCTGATCACGGGTACAAACTGCACCCTGAGAAATAGAGTTATTGTTAAATCCAAGCGACCGACTCAATGGAATTACATGTGATCTGCTCAAACATTTCATGAAATAATCGGGTTAATTCATTATTAAGCTGGCCCTCGAAGAAAATAGCCAATTGAGAAAGGGCCAGGGTCCAGTTTCTTATGGCCATAGCCCACTTCTTCTGAGCAATTTGGGCTCCAAGATACAATAACTGCAGCAGACTATCCTTACTCGGAAACGCACCCTTGGTTTTGGTAGCTTGCGAAACTGGCGATGCACTGCCTTAATGGTATTCGCAGTGTAGATGATTCGACGTACCTTTTCAGGATACTTGAAATATTCATTCAGCCCCTTCCAGTTCTTGCGCCACGATGTGGTGACCAAGGGTATTTACCGCCCCACGTTGCTTCCAGGTTATCGCTAATGGAGGTTTGCCGCTTCTTTACCGGCTACTGAGAAAAACTACCACTGAACTACTTTATGGTCCTTTGGTATTTATTATTTTTCCGGTTATCTGTGACTTTCTGAGTGAAATGTGAATCCAGCTCAGTCTCAAGTGCGGTCCCTACAAGCTACTTGATTAATGGGGTTAAAATGCTCCCTTTGCCCTTCTGTAATTCTTCGGGGAGACGGTTGAAATCGAATTCGGATTTTTCACCTGTCATGTCAGTCTCCCTGAGTCGCTGACGATATCAACGTTTCATATACGGACACAATACACTGAATATCCTAGCAAAAAATAGTTGTATAATGTGACACTAATGTATAACATGGAACTTACGTCGTTTATGGAACTTATCGAAGTTATGAAACTTATAGAACTTATGGAACTTAAGACAACTCGATTCAAGAGATCTCCATTCGGCCACATCCTGGGTCTGACCATAGTCTGCCTGCTCATCATCTTCCTGTACAAGATAACGCTGCTGTGGATGTATGACCGTTACACGGCAGCGGACAGCTATTACTCCCACGGCTTTCTCGTGCCACTCATTTCGCTCTATTTTATCTATCAGAAACGGCAGCAGCTTCAACTGTACACACAACAATTCAGCATGCTTGGATTGCTGTTGATACTGTTCGCCCTGCTCCTGCATATCCTTGGTACTGTCCTCTACATTTTTTCGATCTCCGGCTTTTCAATTTTTTTCCTGACTATTGGTCTATCCCTTTTTCTCTTCGGCAACCAACGAACGAAAGTTATCTGGTTCCCCCTGCTTTTTCTGATCTTCATGTTCCCGCTCCCAATGACTGTTATCAGCTTTATAGCATTCCCGCTGAAAATGATGGCCGCAAAGGCAGGCGTGTGGGTGACGAGTCTGCTTGGGGTACCTGTCTATCATGAAGGATTCAATATTTACATTCCGGCCGGCCATCTCCTGGTAGACAATCCATGCTCCGGCTTACGTTCGCTTATCTCCTTCATGGCTCTCGGTTCAATCTTTGCCTACGTCGCCCCCATCCCAACAGGCCGCAAATGGCTGCTCTTTTTGCTTACTATTCCCATTGCACTCTTCTCAAATTTCACCCGGGTGCCTCTGCTTGTTCAGGCCTCGCACTACTTGGGGTTAGAGGCTGCAGCACCCGACACCATTATCCACACCGGAACGGGAATACTGGTATTCGTGATAGGCTTTGTTCTTCTTCTGACCTCTGCCAAGGTGCTCGAATGACAAGTATTACATTCCGATACATTGCAGCTATTCTCCTGTTGATATCGACCTCCGCCGTGGTCAATGCCCTCCAGTACACCGCCAAGCATGATGATGAAACAGGATTCGCCATCCTGAGGCAAATCCCTTCACAAATCGGCGAATGGCAGGGGAGAGACTATCCTTTAGAGGAAAAGGTTTATGATATTCTCGAAACCAGGTCCATTATCCACCGTTCATTCAATAGCGACAGCGGGCAAAATGCCTTCCTCTCCATTGTCCATTACCACGACACAAAGGTAGATTTCCATAGACCCGAGTCCTGCCTGGGTGGAAGAGGCGTGGAACTTGAAAAGACCACCAAGGCTGTGACACTGCAATCAAACAGCGAGCCCATCACCTTTGATATTGCCAGAATAATTTCTACCAGCAGTAATGGGAAAACACTGGTCTATTATTTTTTTAAAGCGAACCGATTCATCGGTAGCAGCTATCTCATGATGCGTCTTAATATTGCCGCCAACAAAATGACTGGGAACGACACCAGAGGGTCACTGATCAGGATTTCGACCAACTATACACCAGGCAGGGAAACCGAGGCCGAAACAGTGTTGCTCGGTTTTTTGCAGGATCTATTCCCCCATATCGAAAACCTGTTATAGATTGTTTGGCAGTGCTCGCTTTTCGACGATATTGAATTGTAACGATCGGAGTAAGTCCGATTGTGATCCCCCCCAAAATTTCATCATAAACTTAAAGCACGGCAGCATCAGATAAACACACAGGCCACACCACGCTGTGTAATCACTGAATTTTGGGATGATTCAAGAAATGTTGTCACTTCGATATCTTATTTGAAGCACTTGAAGAATAGTTCGATTTTCCACCGTTCTTTGTAAACCGCCACGCCCTCGGATGCTTTCAGTTTCCGGGTCAACAGGGATGATTCGGCGAAAAGTACACTTTACGTTTATCGAGACGATCGTGCCAATTGTACTTGGTGAAACCACGATCAGAGACAATGCAGGAGGTAGTGTTCATAATTCTGTTTCATCTTCCACAATGTTCATGTTTCTAGCCCGTCAGTGAGTTCCGCCGAAAGCCAACGTCGAGAATGGGCCTCACTAGCACTCGCCGGGGATGCTGGTTTTCAGCGAAACGGGTCGCTGTTAGGACGAAACCTGATTACCTGACATTAAAAGGATTTTCGAATAGCTATTGAGGTGAAGTTACATTATGTAATCTCCAGGCTATGTCAGGTAATCACCGTACCCCTGACTAACTCCATACTCCTACCTAAATTGCCCACATAGTCAAATCCCTAAATCATTATCAAGTCCCCCCTCAAAGAAAATAGCCAATTGAGAAAGGACCTGTGCCCAATCTCCTGCCCGGATATTTCAGGAGTCTGACAGACACGCCCGAAGGGTGAAACGTCAGACTCTGACCAGGGGGGCAAACTGTACCCTGAGAAATAGAGTTATTGTTTGACCTAAGTAACCGATACAATTGAGTCAAATGTCATTCACTCAAACATTTCGTGAAATATCCAGGCTGGGCATTCACGATTGCAAGGTGAAGTAACTTCAGCTAACTCCCCAGATTCGGAAACGAGCCCTTTGTTTTGTGATACTTCGCCCAGGTAAACGCTGATGGGCAAAAGTTTATTGTCGTTGCATAGAGTAGGTACCTCTGGCCTTTCAACTTGAAGCTGAGCTTACGTGCAATCACCTGGAATTTCCTGAGATGATTATAAAGCCTCTCCTGTTACCTTTGGTATGGTTGCTCGCATCTACACGTGTCAGTGCCGCCCTGCTAATCAATTTCATCCCCAGATGGCACATGCGCTTTTCCTGGATGTGAGTTGAGCTATTGCCATCACAAAAAAACGTCCTTCCCCATTGAAGGAGCTGAAGCTCCGGTCACGATGAAATTTTTTGAGCACGTTTTTCAAAATCATGTCTCTGGACTAATAAAACGATCTGATCGAGAACCGTAGCGTAATGTGCCATAACTCGGATCTCCTTGATGTTGTTTTGTTCTATCGCACAGTCAAAATAGCACAAAAAGCACTCCGAGTCTTTTTTTGTGGTACCTGCCTAACCGGCTATGAGACCAATGCGATATGTGCTAAAATCAGATGAAGCCCCTGGTAATGAAGCATTATTTACATTCACAGACACTAGTTAGGTACGGTTTTTATTAGGATTACAACGTAGTCGCCGCTCTCATTTGTGCATAATCCCATTGCCGCGCATAAGTAGTGCCCATCCAGGAGTTAAAGGAGATGCAGATGAATATCATACACCTATTTTCCAAGTGCTGTATCCTGCGGGGTGACACCTTGGTACAGGTGAGCAAAGCAAGCATGATCCATGATAGAGACAGGCTCAGGCATTGTCTTGGAATCACCCTCCTGATAGCTTGTCTTTTGGTTTCACTTCTCGGCTTTACTGCAATAAAGATGGCGAATGCCCGCATTCTGACTGTTGCGGTCCTGATTGATTCCGGCAATATCGCCGGCTATAACGAAATTCCTTCAACCCCTGGTGAATTTCAAAGATATCCGGAAAGGTACCTGGAGCATCTACAGGTTCCGTATGAAATCTTCGACGTATCGGCACAGGAGCCTCCTGCTGATCTGGCAGAGCGCCAGTTGATCCTCGTCGGTCATAAGGATGTCCTGTTGTCCTCTGCGTGGAGAGAAGGTATTGTCTCGGCGGTATTCGCCGGTTCGGGTCTGGTGAATCTCGACTGGAACGAGAACATCGGCTTGGCATCCCATATTCAGCAAATTTTCGGGAGCTATGATTCTTTTCCCGACAATCCCGCTTCTACCATTACAGTCCCTTTTTCTATCACACCGGATGGCTCGGAACCACACTTCATAGCCGGATTACAGCGTAAATTTCTCGGCGATCCGTCGGGGGATTTCATTTACAATTTTCATGAGGACGAAAGTGGACTGATTCAGGAATCTTCCGCGACAGTCCTGGCTGGGTCAACAGGCACCGTAATCGCCTATCTCGGCGCAGCTCCACTGATTACAGCAACGAGCTACGGTCAGGGACGTGCGGTTCAATTTGGGACCCTTGAGTACCTGAAGGCGGATCGTTTCGGCTTTCTGATGGGCATCGACGATCTGTTCTGGCGAAGCTTGGTATGGGCCGCCAGGAAACCATTTATTCTACGTGGTTACCCCCGGATGTGGGCCATTCAGATGGATGATCAGAAAGCCGACTGGGGCTATCGCGTTAAGGACATGTATAACACCACGCTCACAGGCCCAGTCGACTCTACCGGCATCGGTGGTCCCTGGAAGCCAACCGGCTACATCATGTCATACATGCTCCGTGGAGATGAACGCAATTCGGTAATCGCTGACATAGAAGCTGGTTTACTGGAAATCTCTCCCCACTCCTTAAACCACGTTGAATACGGGGACTTTTTCTGGAATGGAAGCAACGGAGAACTCACCGATTCTCAGTGGGTTGCCAACCTTTCGGATTTTATTACCTGGGAAGAAGGGGACAGCTCAGTCCAACCGATCCCCTCGTTATCCCGATCAATGGTGGGCCACTTCTGGGATATAAGCGATAATATCGGCTATGACGCCTGGCATACTCTGGGGTTCAGGTACATTACTGCCATTCTCAGACCAGGCTTTCAGAATCCATGGTACGACCCGGATCTGTACGGCGGTTCCGAACGCTTGAGCCCACGTCCATTCTGGATTTATGAAAGGCCACCCAAAACCACAGCGGATGAGGATTTTTCATTTTTCTTCGCTGACGATCTGATCATCAACAGCCGAGCAGGTTTCCCGGCACAGACCTTTTATCTGTTCACGACCCAGTTTCATGACTACTCCCTCTACAATCGTCCTGACATATCCTGGCCCGACGCCTATGCTTCTGACAACATGACCGCGGCTGAGAGTGTTGGCATGCATACCCGTGCAACGTGGCGCTTCTGGTCATCTCTTGCCCCTTTTCAAGTCTACACCCATGACGGTAGTAACTATCAATATTCTTCAGTTGAGGATCGCCGCCAGGTTATCCAACAGGTTTCCAGCTGGTTGAGCCAAAATGGTGTCCGACACGTGTTCATGGACGAGATGGGAGATTACATTTATGCCCGGAACAACTCGATGCTGGAATCAGTCACCTCAGATAACAACATGCTAACCTGTTCCTTTAGCGGCACGACTGCGACGGCTGGTGGGACTCCGGTAGATACCGAGGTTCTGGTTTTCCCAGACCAGAACTCCCAGGGCACCTCTATCACCATACCCGCATTCAGCGAAGGTCAAACTCTGACAATTCCGATCACCCCTACCAATCCTCCCACAATATCGGATGTAACCCCCAATCAAGGCACGATAGATGGCGGCACCCAAATCACCATCAGCGGGACCAACTTCCTCGCAGATGGTGAATTGAATATCACCGGAGTACTGATTGGTGGCAACTCCGCCACGGCCGTTACCGTCATCGATTCCAACACCATTACCGCGACAACACCGGCCGGGTCGACAGGCCCGGCAGATGTCGCCGTGCTCAGCACTGCAGGAACCGCCCTGCTCCAAAACGGCTTTTTCTATATCGGCGCACCGGTCATTACCTCATTGAGCCCGAATTCCGGTTCGGAAGAAGGCGGGACAACAGTAACCATCACCGGACAGGGATTCGAACCGGGCAGCACGGTACAATTTGGCACTACCCCGGCATTATCCGTCACATATGTTGGTGCCACTCGGCTGGATGTCATCACTCCTGACGGCACAGCTGGCTTTGTTGATGTCTCTGTAAGTAACTCAGTCGGCAGCACGACCTACTCGGACGGCTTCCAGTATATATCCCCAGGCAGTCTGCTCGCCTCTGATGACTTCAACGATGGCAACGCCGACGGCTGGACGATCTCGCCCCTCGGGGGAGCGGATGGCTGGAGCGTCATCGATGGTGTTTACCATTATGACGGATCCGGTCACACGCAATCCTACAGCGGGGATGCAAACTGGGGCGACTACGTCCTGGACGTTAAATTCCGGTTAAGCACCTTGAGCGACTATCCGGGTGGCATCCGCGGCCGAGTCAACCCAGACACCGGCGCCGCCTACGCTGTCTGGCTCTACCCCGGGAGCG of the Desulfosediminicola ganghwensis genome contains:
- a CDS encoding exosortase/archaeosortase family protein, yielding MYNMELTSFMELIEVMKLIELMELKTTRFKRSPFGHILGLTIVCLLIIFLYKITLLWMYDRYTAADSYYSHGFLVPLISLYFIYQKRQQLQLYTQQFSMLGLLLILFALLLHILGTVLYIFSISGFSIFFLTIGLSLFLFGNQRTKVIWFPLLFLIFMFPLPMTVISFIAFPLKMMAAKAGVWVTSLLGVPVYHEGFNIYIPAGHLLVDNPCSGLRSLISFMALGSIFAYVAPIPTGRKWLLFLLTIPIALFSNFTRVPLLVQASHYLGLEAAAPDTIIHTGTGILVFVIGFVLLLTSAKVLE
- a CDS encoding exosortase C-terminal domain/associated protein EpsI produces the protein MTSITFRYIAAILLLISTSAVVNALQYTAKHDDETGFAILRQIPSQIGEWQGRDYPLEEKVYDILETRSIIHRSFNSDSGQNAFLSIVHYHDTKVDFHRPESCLGGRGVELEKTTKAVTLQSNSEPITFDIARIISTSSNGKTLVYYFFKANRFIGSSYLMMRLNIAANKMTGNDTRGSLIRISTNYTPGRETEAETVLLGFLQDLFPHIENLL